Proteins encoded by one window of Desulfuromonadales bacterium:
- a CDS encoding response regulator: MDYPQAVDILLVEDNPHDAELTIRALKKRNLANQLHLVEDGAEALDFIFCRGAYAQREMTNPPKVILLDLKLPKVSGLEVLRAFKADARTRSIPVVVVTSSREDPDIQTAYALGANSYVVKPVNFDAFFDAMSQLGFYWLLLNQPSQ, encoded by the coding sequence ATGGACTATCCGCAGGCGGTCGACATTCTGCTGGTCGAGGACAACCCCCATGACGCCGAACTGACCATCCGGGCGCTCAAAAAGCGCAACCTGGCCAACCAGCTCCATCTCGTGGAGGACGGCGCCGAGGCCCTCGATTTCATCTTCTGCCGCGGCGCCTATGCCCAGCGGGAGATGACCAATCCGCCCAAGGTCATCCTCCTCGACCTGAAACTTCCCAAGGTCAGCGGCCTCGAAGTTCTGCGGGCGTTCAAGGCGGATGCGCGGACCCGGTCGATCCCGGTGGTGGTCGTCACCTCCTCCCGCGAAGACCCCGACATCCAGACCGCCTACGCCCTCGGCGCCAACAGCTACGTGGTCAAGCCGGTCAATTTCGACGCTTTTTTCGATGCCATGAGCCAACTCGGCTTCTACTGGCTGCTGCTGAACCAGCCGTCGCAGTAA